The genomic interval AATGTGCGACAAAAGTAAACCGAAAGGTTTACTGTGTAAAGGGGGTTACGGCGATTTTTCCGCGACAGGCCACCGGACGTGGTCGGCGAAGAGGAGGTAGTCGCTGCCGTTGGGGGGGAGTGGGAGGGCGGTTTGGAGCGGGAAATCGGGCGGATACCCCTTTTTATTGATTAGGGACTCCCATTCGGCCCATTCGCCGCGCTCGATGTCGAAGAGGTTGGCGGCGTTTCGGCTGACGGGGGTGAAGAGGACGCCGCGGATGGAGGAGACGTAGTCGTGGATCTCCATGAAGTCTTTGCGGGTGGCGGGAAGCCAGAGGGACGGGCGGTTCTGATACCAGGCCACGGCCCAGGGCATGTCGCTGGCGATGGCCTCGTTCGGCTCGAACCAGGGGGCGCTGTAAAGGAGGATGGGGGGGAAATAAGGGGGATAGGCAAAAGCGCCGCGGCCGGAACCGGCCAGGGTGGCCAGGAGGGGAAGCGAGTTGACCGCCAAAAAAAGCCCGATAACCCAGGGGCGGAGGACGCCGGAGACTTGCAGGCGGTCCAGCAGGATGAAGAAGAAGGAGGCGCCGAGCAGAGTCACTAACGGCCAAAGAAGGAAAAGAGTATTGGCTAAGGTGGCCGGTTCCGGCTCCGCCTTCACCAGGGAGGTGCCAAAAGCCAGGCAGAGAAGGCCGACCAGGACGAAGCCGCGCACGATCTGCCCCCGGCGGCGGCGGAAAAGGTAAAGAAGCCCGACGAGGAAGAAGGCCGGGGCGATGCCGGTCCCCAGGAGGCGGTAGAAATTTTCGATATGGTAGCGGAGGCCGTGGGCGGCCTTGTGCAATCCTTCCTGCCAGATGAGGACGCCTGTCTTGAAGCGGTAGGAGCGTTCCAGGGAGGTGCCGGGATAAGACTCCCCGCCGGTGCCCAGGAGCAGCGTGTTGACGCCCACCGGATTGCCGGTGAGGGCGATTTCCCGGAGAGCCCAGGGAGTCAGGAGCACGCCCCAGACGGCCAGCAACAGGGCGGCGGTGCGCCAGCGCGCCCGCAGGCCAAGGAGCGCGGCGGCCAGGAACGGCGGCAGCAGCCACCCGGCGGTGTATTGGCTTAGGACCGCCAGCCCCAGGAAGAAGGCGCCCAGGGCCAGGGAAAGCCAGGGCCAGGATCTTCCTTCTTCCTCCCGCAGCAGTGCCCGGTGCAGGAAGAGGGCGGCGAGGGTGATGAGGAGGAGAGTCAGGCAGACGGGCAGGCCGGAGAGGGAAAAACGCCAATTCAGGTCCCCCGCCAAACAGGCCGCGGCGGCCAAGAGGCCGACCCGCTGGTCAAAGAGGGAGCGCCCCAGCAGGAAGACCGCGACGGCGGTGAGAGCCAGGCAGAATTGGTTGAAGAGATTGACCGCCAGTTCCGGCGTGAAGAAGTGGAAGTTGCTTAGCTTTTCCGGCGGCACGGAAAAGGAGACGCCGCTGACCTTGAACAAGGCGGCCAGGCAGAGGGGGTAGAGGGGCGGATTGGCGGTGTCCGGCAGGCGGGTGAGGTCGACCGCCCGGGAGGAGGCCGTGGCAGGGGAGGTGATGAGGCCGCCCTGGCGCAGGTAGGCGCGGTCCCGCATCTGGGCCAGCGCGGCGGGGCGGACGAAGTAGGTGGTGAAGCCGTGCCCCTGGGCCAGCTGCCGGGCCAGCTGCGCGTCGTCCATCGCCTCCTGGGAGGCGAAGCCGCGGAATTGGAAAAGGTTGAGCCAGCCCGCCAGGACGAAGAAGGCGACGAGGAAGACGATCCAGCGGACCCAGGAGACGCCGCGTCCTTGTTCGAGGTTGTAGATCGTTTCCTGGATCGTCGTCATGGCGTTTTACATTCCTTCCAAGCCGTATTCCTTCAGCTTTCGGTGCAGCGTCCGGCGGCTGATGCCCAGGGCCTCGGCGGCCTCCGTCCGGTTGCCGCGATGCTGGCGGAGAGCCTGGGCGATGTAGCGTTTTTCCATCGCTTCCAAGTTGAGGCCGTCGGCGGAGGGAGCCTCTTCTCCCCTGCGGAGCGGGGTGCCTTGAAAGAGGCGCTCCGGCAGGTCGGCCGGGGTGATGAGGTCGCCCCGCGCCAGGACGACGCCGTGTTCCATCGCCATCCGCAGCTCGCGGACGTTGCCCGGCCAGTCGTAGCGCTGCACGGCCTCCCGCGCCTCCGGGGAAAGGCCGGCGATCCTCTTGCCGTTTTCGGAGGAGAATTCCTTGATGAAGGCGTTGCAGAGGATGGGGATGTCCTCCTTCCGCTGGCGCAGGGACGGCATGCGGAGGCGGACCACGTTGAGGCGGAAGAAGAGGTCCTCGCGGAACTTGCCCGCCGCCACTTCCTGTTCCAGGTCGCGGTTGGTGGCGGTGATGAGGCGGACGTCGACCTCGATCGGCTTGTTGCTGCCGACGCGCTGGACGGTCCGTTCCCCGATCGCGCGCAGGAGCTTTACCTGGGTGGCGCCGTCGATCTCGCCGATCTCGTCCAGGAAGAGGGTGCCGTGGTTGGCCTCCTCGAAGCGGCCGATGCGCCGCTCCACCGCGCCGGTGAAGGCGCCCTTCTCGTGGCCGAAGAGCTCGCTCTCCAAAAGCTGCGGGGAAAGGGCGGCGCAGTGGACGGTGATGAGGGGGTGCCCCTTGCGGCTGCTCAGGCGGTGGAGGGCCTGGGCGGCCAGTTCCTTGCCCGTGCCGCTCTCCCCCTCGATGAGGACGCTGGCGCGGGAATTGGCCACCTGCTTGATCTTTTCCAGCACCTCGCGCAGGGCGGGGGAGTTTCCCAGGATCTTTTCCAGGCCGTATTTCTGGTCCAGCTCCTGGCGCAGCTGGACGTTCTCCGCCTCCACCTTGTTGGAGCGCAGGGCGCGGGTGAGGAGCAGCTCCAGCTTGTCGAGGTGGAGGGGCTTGGTGACGTAGTCGTACGCGCCCCGGCGCATGGCCTGGACCGCCGTGTCGACGGAGCCGTAGGCGGTCATGAGGATGCAGATGGGCGGCTTGGGCAGGCTCTGCGCCTTGGAGAGGAGGTCCATGCCGCTGTCGGTCCCCAGGCGGAGGTCGGTCAGGAGGAGGTCGACAGGCTCGCTTTCCAGCACGTTCCAGGCGGTCTGGATGTCGGAGGCCAGGTAGACCTCGAATTTGTCCTCCAGCGCGCGGCGGAGGCCGTCGCGGGTGTTCTTTTCGTCCTCCACGATGAGGAGGCCGGGCAGGTTGCCGGTGACGCCGGTCATGCCGCGCTTTCTCCCGCGGGCAGAAGGCGGACCCGCTTTTCCGGCAGGGGCAGCAGCAGCCGGACGGTGGTGCCGGCGCCGGGGTGGCTCTCCAGCTCCAAATCCCCCCCGTGCTCCCGCACGATGCGGCGGACGATGAGCAGGCCCAGGCCGCTGCCGGAAGGCTTGGTGGTGAAGTACGGCTCGAAGATCCGCCCGATCTTTTCCGGGGGAATCCCGGCGCCGTTGTCCGCAAAGGTGATCACGAGGTGGGTGTCCGTCCGCTCCGTCGACAGCAGGAGCTTACCCCCGGCGGGCATCGCTTGCAGCGCATTTTTTATCAGGTTGTAGAACGCCTGCTTGAGTTGGTCGCGGTCGACCCAAAGGGGCGGGGCGGCGGCGTCCAGGCGCGTTTCCACGTGCAGCTCCCTGTCCCGGATCTCCGGGCGGAGGAACTCGATCGATTCTTCCAGCAGCGCGTTGACGTTTTCCAGCTGGAGCTGCGGCGTCGTCGGGCGGATGGCGCGGAGAAAGTTGACCAGAATCGTGTCCAGGCGGCTCATTTCCGTGCGGAGGACCTGCCACGACTCGGCGATGTTCTGGTCCTTCTTGAAGACGCCCAGCCGCTTCAGGTCCCGCTCCAGGAGCTGGAGATGGATGTCCAGGGAGTTGAGCGGGTTGCCCAGCTCGTGCGCGACGCCCGCGGCCAGGAGGGTGAGGGCGCCGAGCTTTTCCGACTCGATGGCCTCCTGCGTCTCGGCCCGGGCGCTGGTCAGGTCCCGGAAGATGAGGGCGAAGCCGCCGCGCTCCTGCCCGTCGTCCTCCAGGGGGACCAGGGTCAGATTCAGGTAGCGGCGCTCCGGATAGGAAACTTCGAAGTCCCGGCTGAGGCTGCGCCGCTCGCCCAGGATGGAGGTCCAGTCGACGTCCCGCAGGTAGCGGGTGACCGGCTGGTGCAGGGCGTCCTCCAGGGGGATGCCCAGGAGCCGCTCCACGCCGTCGTTCATGTAGATGATGCGCCCGTCCGGATCGACGACCAGGATGGCCTCCTGGAGGCTGTTGAAGATCGCCTCCAGGAATCCCTTGTCCCGGGCCAGCTGCATCAAATAGTGCTGCAGGTCGCCGGGGCCGACGCGGTCGATCCGGTGGAGGAACTTGTCCAGGAAGCTGCTCTTCTTCACGGGTTCCGGTCCTCCTCTGCCGGGCGGAAGTCGGCCTCCGTCTCGCTCTGTTCGGAGGCGGCGGGCGCCGGTGCCGGCGCGGCCACGGGAACCGGGCGCGGCGCGTTGGCGGGCGTGGCCACGGGCTGGTCGCTGCTTTCCTGCAGGAAGTTTTCGATGCCGGTGGCGATGGCGTCGGCCAGCCGCTGGCGGTAGAGCGGCAGGTCGACGGCGGCGGCTTCCAGCGGGTTGGTCAGGAAGCCTCCTTCCACCAGGACGGAAGGGAGGCTGTTTTCCTTCAGAACGACGAAGCGGGCGCGTTTCAGGCCGCGGTCGGCCTCTGTGTCGCCGGGGTTGAGACGGATGATCTGGCGGTGGATCTCGTAGCCCAGCAGGGTATTCCACATGTCCTGCTCGTTGCCGGGGACGCGCTGGTAGTCGGACATGCGGAGGTAGCCTTCCGAGCTGGTGGAGGCGGCGCCGCGCGGCGTCTCCACGTAGGTTTCCAGGCCGCGCGCGGCGGGATTGGCGGAGTTGAAGTGGATGGCGACGAAGATGAAGTCCTTGTATCGCTCCCCGAAGCGGGCGCGCTCCTCCAGCGGGACGAACTCGTCCCGGCGGCGGGTGAGGACGGTCTGGATGTTGTGCTTGCGCAGGATCGCCTCCAGGCGGAAGGCGGTGTCCAGCGCGTAGTTCTTCTCCATCTTCCCGCGCGTGCTGGTGGCGCCGTTGTCCGTGCCGCCGTGCCCGGCGTCGATGACGACGCCCAGGAACGCCCGGCGGCCGGAGATGCGGTAGGGGCGCAGGGCGGGTTCCAGCAGGTAGCTAAGGTCCAGGCGGGAGAGGAGCCAGTTCCCGTCGCTCTCCACGACGGGGAAGCAAAGGTAGTAGCGGACGCCGTTGAGATAGATGGCGGCGCTGTCCAGCTGGAGCCGCAGGGTCCCTCGCGGCCCTTTCAGGACGCAGACCTTTCCGTCCATCGCTCCCGGAAAGTCGAAGCCGTAAAAGCGGCAGAAGTCGTGCAGGGTGACGTATTCCCGGCGGTTGAGGGAGACGAGGTGCCAGGAATCGTCCGCGGCGCGGGCTTCGGCGGGGGAGAACGCCAGGACCGCCAGGAGAAGAAGGAGCAGCCGCCGCATCATTTGACGGGGCAGGGGACGTTGTCCAAAAGGCGGGTCTTCCCCACCCAGGCGGCGACGCAGAGGCGCCCGCCGGAGAGGGTGACGTAGTCGAGCTTGAGGCCGGGGGCCTTGGCCAGGTGGCGGCGGAGCCACGCTTCCCCGCCGGTCCGCCCGGCGGCGACGCGCAGGAGGAGCGGGATGGCCAGGGCGCGCTGCCGCTCTTCCGGGGAGAGGTAGCGGTTGCGGGAGCTGAGGGCCAGGCCGTCCCGGTCCCGCACGGTTTCTACCGGCACGATGCGGACGGGCAGGTTCAGGTCCCGCGCCATCCGGGTGACGACTTCCAGCTGCTGGGCGTCCTTCCAGCCGAAGCAGGCCAGGTCGGGCTGGACGAGGGTGAAGAGCTTGGTCACCACGGTGGTGACGCCCCGGAAGTGGCCGGGGCGGGAGGCGCCGCAGCGGCCTTCGGAAAGGGCCTCTTCCGTGACCCAGGTGGAATGGCCGGGCGCGTAGAGGTTGCCGGGGGCGAAGACGAGATCGACGCCCAGCTTGCGGCAGAGGGCCAGATCGGCCCGGCGCGGGCGCGGGTAGCGGGTCAGATCTTCCCGGGGGCCGAACTGGGTGGGATTGACGTAGATGGAGACGACGATCTTGCCTTTCTTTCCCGCCTTTTGGCGGGCCACTTCGATCAAACGGGCATGCCCTGCGTGAAGGGCCCCCATCGTGGGCACCAGGGCAATGCGGACGCCGCGCCGCCGCCAGGCCAGGGCGGTGCGCTGCATGAGGGCGGGATCGGAAACGGTTTTCATTTTTCCGGGAGAGGGAAGCTAACGAACCTGAACGCTTCCGCCGAGAGTTTTCCATCGCCCTAATTCGGCCTCCAGGGATGCCTGTTTTTCCCGGGCGGCGGCGTAGGCCCGCGCGGCCTGGGGACGGGGGCGAACGGCGGGTCCATGGAGGGGGCGGAGATTCTTTTGCAGAAGTCCCGAGTTTTGGAGGGCGTAGAGGGCGGCCCCCCGGAGGGAGGCTTCCGGCTCCAGGGAGGGATGGACCGGGCGTCCCAGGACGTCGGCCAGCTGCTGAAGGGCGGCGGGGGAGTGGAGGAGGCCGCCGGAGACGATGTAGGAAAGGCGGCGGCCCGCCGTCTTTTCCACCAGCTCCGCGATGCGGGCCAGGCGCAGGTAGCTGGCCTCCTCCAGCGCGTGAAGGAGGTCGAGGGCGGTCGTGGCCTGCGTCATGCCGAAGAAGGCAGCGGGGATGCCGTCCGGCCAGGTGGGGGCGCGCTCCCCGGCCAGGAAGGGGAGCATTTCCAGGCCCGGCGCGGGGCCGAGGCGGCGCGCGGCTTCCCTTTCGAGCGCGGCGGCGTCCGGCAGCCGCAGGACGCGGAGGGCCCAGGCGCGGAGGTTGCCCGCGTTGCTGATCGCGCCGCCCAGGAGGCGGTAATCGGCGTCGATCCGGTAGGCGAAGAGGCCCAGCGGGGCCAGCGGCCCCTGGGCTCCCTTGCCCGCGCGGACGCCGACGCGCAGCGCGCCGCTGGTGCCGAAGTTGATGGCGGCCACGCCGGGCCGCAGGGCGCCGGAGCCCAGGTTGCTGGCCGCGCCGTCGCCCAAGGCCGGGTACCAGCGGGCGTCGCGGAGGGACGGGAATTTAGCCGCCAGGCGGGGGTGGGTGGGCAGCGGCGCCTCGCTCAGGGGGTTGAGCTTCCGCGCGGAGAGGCCGCAGCGGCGGAGGAGAGGGGTGTCCCAGGCCAGCTTGCGCCCGTCGAGGAGGCCGGTGCCGCTGGCCATGGAGAGGGAGACGTGGGCCCGGCCGCACCATTTTTCCATGATCCACTCCCCGGGAGAAACCCAGCGGGCGGTTTTCTTGAAAAGGGAGGGCTGGGCGCGGCGGAGCCAAAGGAGCTTGGCCGGCCAGAAGGAGGCCCGGGCCATGCAGCCGGTGCGGGCGTGGAGGCGGCGTTCCCCGCCGCGCGCGCGGAGCCGCTCCGCCTCCGGATGGCAGCGGGAATCGGCCCAGGTGAAGACGGCGGAGAGCGGCGCGCCCTTTTCGTCCAGGGCCAGGAGGCTGTGCCAGAAGCAGGAGACGCCGACGGCGGCGATCGGCCCGCCGCGCCATTTCTTGAGCGCGGCGGAAACGGTCTTCAGGACGGCCCGTTGGATGTCGGCGGGGCGCAGCTCGGCCCGGCCGTCGGGGGAGGTCTGGAGCGGGTAGGCGATTTGGGCGGTGGTTTCCACCCGCCGGACGCCCCGGCGGTCATAGACCGCGCAGCGGGTCGACGAGGTGCCGATATCGATGGCCAGGACCGCCATGCGGGCAGGCTACTTGATGTCCTCGCCGAAGGAGGGCTCGTCCGGCGGATCCTGCTCCTCTTCCTGCTGGGCCTGCTTCATCTTTTCCAGCAGCTCGGAGGCGTCCTCCACCTCGTCCCACACCTCGCGGCTGACCAGGATGGGGCGCTGGGAGGCCAGGGCCAGCGCTAGGCAGTCGCTCGGGCGGGCGTCGATCTCGATGATCTTTTTGTGCACCTCGTTCTCCGCGTGGAGAAT from Verrucomicrobium sp. carries:
- a CDS encoding glycosyltransferase family 39 protein; protein product: MTTIQETIYNLEQGRGVSWVRWIVFLVAFFVLAGWLNLFQFRGFASQEAMDDAQLARQLAQGHGFTTYFVRPAALAQMRDRAYLRQGGLITSPATASSRAVDLTRLPDTANPPLYPLCLAALFKVSGVSFSVPPEKLSNFHFFTPELAVNLFNQFCLALTAVAVFLLGRSLFDQRVGLLAAAACLAGDLNWRFSLSGLPVCLTLLLITLAALFLHRALLREEEGRSWPWLSLALGAFFLGLAVLSQYTAGWLLPPFLAAALLGLRARWRTAALLLAVWGVLLTPWALREIALTGNPVGVNTLLLGTGGESYPGTSLERSYRFKTGVLIWQEGLHKAAHGLRYHIENFYRLLGTGIAPAFFLVGLLYLFRRRRGQIVRGFVLVGLLCLAFGTSLVKAEPEPATLANTLFLLWPLVTLLGASFFFILLDRLQVSGVLRPWVIGLFLAVNSLPLLATLAGSGRGAFAYPPYFPPILLYSAPWFEPNEAIASDMPWAVAWYQNRPSLWLPATRKDFMEIHDYVSSIRGVLFTPVSRNAANLFDIERGEWAEWESLINKKGYPPDFPLQTALPLPPNGSDYLLFADHVRWPVAEKSP
- a CDS encoding sigma-54 dependent transcriptional regulator, translating into MTGVTGNLPGLLIVEDEKNTRDGLRRALEDKFEVYLASDIQTAWNVLESEPVDLLLTDLRLGTDSGMDLLSKAQSLPKPPICILMTAYGSVDTAVQAMRRGAYDYVTKPLHLDKLELLLTRALRSNKVEAENVQLRQELDQKYGLEKILGNSPALREVLEKIKQVANSRASVLIEGESGTGKELAAQALHRLSSRKGHPLITVHCAALSPQLLESELFGHEKGAFTGAVERRIGRFEEANHGTLFLDEIGEIDGATQVKLLRAIGERTVQRVGSNKPIEVDVRLITATNRDLEQEVAAGKFREDLFFRLNVVRLRMPSLRQRKEDIPILCNAFIKEFSSENGKRIAGLSPEAREAVQRYDWPGNVRELRMAMEHGVVLARGDLITPADLPERLFQGTPLRRGEEAPSADGLNLEAMEKRYIAQALRQHRGNRTEAAEALGISRRTLHRKLKEYGLEGM
- a CDS encoding ATP-binding protein is translated as MKKSSFLDKFLHRIDRVGPGDLQHYLMQLARDKGFLEAIFNSLQEAILVVDPDGRIIYMNDGVERLLGIPLEDALHQPVTRYLRDVDWTSILGERRSLSRDFEVSYPERRYLNLTLVPLEDDGQERGGFALIFRDLTSARAETQEAIESEKLGALTLLAAGVAHELGNPLNSLDIHLQLLERDLKRLGVFKKDQNIAESWQVLRTEMSRLDTILVNFLRAIRPTTPQLQLENVNALLEESIEFLRPEIRDRELHVETRLDAAAPPLWVDRDQLKQAFYNLIKNALQAMPAGGKLLLSTERTDTHLVITFADNGAGIPPEKIGRIFEPYFTTKPSGSGLGLLIVRRIVREHGGDLELESHPGAGTTVRLLLPLPEKRVRLLPAGESAA
- a CDS encoding N-acetylmuramoyl-L-alanine amidase is translated as MMRRLLLLLLAVLAFSPAEARAADDSWHLVSLNRREYVTLHDFCRFYGFDFPGAMDGKVCVLKGPRGTLRLQLDSAAIYLNGVRYYLCFPVVESDGNWLLSRLDLSYLLEPALRPYRISGRRAFLGVVIDAGHGGTDNGATSTRGKMEKNYALDTAFRLEAILRKHNIQTVLTRRRDEFVPLEERARFGERYKDFIFVAIHFNSANPAARGLETYVETPRGAASTSSEGYLRMSDYQRVPGNEQDMWNTLLGYEIHRQIIRLNPGDTEADRGLKRARFVVLKENSLPSVLVEGGFLTNPLEAAAVDLPLYRQRLADAIATGIENFLQESSDQPVATPANAPRPVPVAAPAPAPAASEQSETEADFRPAEEDRNP
- the panC gene encoding pantoate--beta-alanine ligase codes for the protein MKTVSDPALMQRTALAWRRRGVRIALVPTMGALHAGHARLIEVARQKAGKKGKIVVSIYVNPTQFGPREDLTRYPRPRRADLALCRKLGVDLVFAPGNLYAPGHSTWVTEEALSEGRCGASRPGHFRGVTTVVTKLFTLVQPDLACFGWKDAQQLEVVTRMARDLNLPVRIVPVETVRDRDGLALSSRNRYLSPEERQRALAIPLLLRVAAGRTGGEAWLRRHLAKAPGLKLDYVTLSGGRLCVAAWVGKTRLLDNVPCPVK
- a CDS encoding gluconokinase, yielding MAVLAIDIGTSSTRCAVYDRRGVRRVETTAQIAYPLQTSPDGRAELRPADIQRAVLKTVSAALKKWRGGPIAAVGVSCFWHSLLALDEKGAPLSAVFTWADSRCHPEAERLRARGGERRLHARTGCMARASFWPAKLLWLRRAQPSLFKKTARWVSPGEWIMEKWCGRAHVSLSMASGTGLLDGRKLAWDTPLLRRCGLSARKLNPLSEAPLPTHPRLAAKFPSLRDARWYPALGDGAASNLGSGALRPGVAAINFGTSGALRVGVRAGKGAQGPLAPLGLFAYRIDADYRLLGGAISNAGNLRAWALRVLRLPDAAALEREAARRLGPAPGLEMLPFLAGERAPTWPDGIPAAFFGMTQATTALDLLHALEEASYLRLARIAELVEKTAGRRLSYIVSGGLLHSPAALQQLADVLGRPVHPSLEPEASLRGAALYALQNSGLLQKNLRPLHGPAVRPRPQAARAYAAAREKQASLEAELGRWKTLGGSVQVR